A single Vulcanisaeta distributa DSM 14429 DNA region contains:
- a CDS encoding 8-oxo-dGTP diphosphatase has protein sequence MIFIETLVYVVRDGRVLLIRKKRGLGAGYYNGVGGKVEEGEDVVSAAVRECREEVGITPKNLEWMGLLEFWNYEDGRVESVHFVHVFLAREFDGVPRESDEAEPVWFGVNEVPYDNMWSDDVMWLPKVLSGKKVYARFDFDHWRLIGGQVFELVRST, from the coding sequence ATGATATTCATCGAGACCCTGGTCTACGTGGTTAGGGATGGCAGGGTCCTCCTGATAAGGAAGAAGCGCGGGCTCGGTGCTGGTTATTATAATGGGGTTGGTGGTAAGGTTGAGGAAGGTGAGGACGTGGTCTCGGCCGCAGTTAGGGAGTGTAGGGAGGAGGTTGGTATTACGCCGAAGAATTTAGAGTGGATGGGACTTCTCGAGTTTTGGAATTATGAGGATGGTAGGGTGGAGTCCGTGCACTTCGTCCACGTATTCCTCGCCAGAGAATTCGACGGAGTGCCCAGGGAGTCCGATGAGGCTGAGCCAGTTTGGTTTGGGGTTAATGAGGTTCCGTATGACAACATGTGGAGTGATGATGTGATGTGGCTACCAAAGGTCCTAAGCGGCAAGAAGGTTTATGCAAGGTTCGACTTCGACCACTGGAGACTCATTGGTGGGCAGGTCTTCGAGTTGGTCAGGAGTACGTGA
- a CDS encoding SRPBCC family protein, whose amino-acid sequence MSILGIEFTVSVEINPGNADRVWQVLSDVKSMPRYWRGHREIDILSKDGNTYTARIKFAFPGPGSKGIARIEVHDPERLVLINYLRGPIRGYVRNYINGNSLISQWDVRITPLFIIMKPWIRKHFMNGTTNALMRIVGEAINGK is encoded by the coding sequence ATGTCAATACTAGGTATTGAATTCACAGTGAGTGTAGAAATAAATCCAGGGAATGCGGATAGGGTATGGCAGGTACTCAGCGATGTCAAGTCCATGCCGAGGTATTGGAGGGGCCATAGAGAAATAGATATATTGAGCAAGGACGGTAATACGTATACCGCCAGGATAAAGTTCGCATTCCCAGGCCCGGGTAGTAAGGGCATCGCGAGAATTGAGGTACATGACCCAGAGAGACTTGTGCTAATTAATTATTTGAGGGGCCCGATAAGAGGCTATGTAAGGAATTACATAAATGGAAATTCATTAATTAGTCAGTGGGACGTAAGAATAACGCCGCTCTTCATAATAATGAAACCCTGGATAAGGAAGCACTTCATGAACGGCACAACGAACGCATTAATGCGAATAGTAGGTGAGGCTATAAATGGTAAATAA
- a CDS encoding MFS transporter → MTNSDESGIKVVKTDLLARLDRLPFSPFHRKVILVLTAAYFLDGLESTLYGGVLAIVAKVFKITSLESTLGLVLFLIGAAIGAELFGVLADVLGRKRLFMTTILIYGLFTALSAASFNFISLTVFRFLTGVGIGGEYGAVNSAIQEFVPPRERGKWLGFVIGAGWDVGTVIASLISYFAISRLPISIGWRVAFLVGAILAVFVWVIRRSIPESPRWLLSKGRYNEAEGIVRQVEDLVKNQLGIKELPPVQPVDVVIASPRGWTVARKVFTLYPRRAVSAVLLNFSETWPYYTAFTLIPVFLSSLGVPSTIIPLYLVPVTAFGAVGAFVIPYLADKVGRRPMAVVSYAVGGLLGLLMAYLYYIKAIGLTGLIGLLALTYFFVYAAADILYVMIPEVFPTQLRAAAVGTAVSIGRLGGIIGAFVMPYIIVTFKPLPYAALIAFTLMAVIMIIGAIAGVLIGVEGKGKSLEELSTYR, encoded by the coding sequence ATGACAAACAGTGACGAGTCAGGAATTAAAGTAGTAAAGACAGACCTACTGGCTCGCTTAGACCGGTTGCCGTTCTCACCATTCCACCGGAAGGTCATACTCGTATTAACGGCTGCATACTTCCTAGATGGTCTGGAGAGCACACTTTATGGTGGTGTGTTGGCCATTGTCGCTAAGGTGTTTAAGATAACGTCCCTCGAGTCTACGCTGGGTCTCGTACTATTCCTAATAGGAGCAGCCATTGGTGCTGAATTATTTGGTGTCTTGGCAGACGTCCTTGGTAGGAAAAGGCTGTTTATGACTACTATACTGATTTATGGTTTGTTTACGGCATTGTCGGCAGCTTCATTCAACTTCATAAGTCTTACCGTATTCCGATTCCTCACAGGTGTTGGCATAGGCGGTGAGTACGGCGCAGTGAATAGCGCAATTCAGGAATTCGTACCACCGAGGGAGAGGGGTAAGTGGTTGGGCTTCGTAATCGGCGCTGGTTGGGACGTCGGCACGGTCATCGCATCACTAATCTCCTACTTTGCCATATCCAGGTTACCGATAAGCATTGGTTGGAGGGTCGCCTTCCTAGTTGGCGCAATACTTGCCGTATTCGTGTGGGTCATTAGGAGGTCGATACCTGAGTCACCGAGGTGGTTACTATCAAAGGGCAGGTATAATGAGGCTGAGGGCATTGTTAGGCAGGTTGAGGACCTCGTTAAGAATCAACTGGGAATTAAGGAATTACCGCCTGTACAACCTGTCGATGTCGTAATTGCGAGTCCGAGGGGTTGGACGGTGGCTAGGAAGGTCTTCACATTATATCCAAGGAGAGCCGTAAGCGCAGTGTTGCTTAACTTCTCAGAGACTTGGCCGTACTATACTGCATTCACGTTAATACCCGTGTTCCTATCCTCACTGGGTGTTCCATCAACGATAATACCACTATACCTAGTTCCAGTTACGGCATTTGGCGCCGTGGGTGCCTTCGTTATTCCGTACCTAGCCGATAAGGTTGGTAGGAGACCCATGGCAGTGGTGTCATACGCAGTCGGTGGTCTCCTTGGCCTATTAATGGCCTACCTATACTACATTAAGGCGATTGGCCTTACTGGGCTTATAGGCCTGCTGGCCCTAACGTACTTCTTCGTTTATGCGGCTGCCGACATACTCTATGTAATGATACCTGAGGTCTTCCCGACGCAGTTGAGGGCCGCGGCGGTAGGTACTGCGGTGTCCATAGGTAGGCTTGGCGGTATAATCGGAGCATTTGTAATGCCGTACATAATAGTTACCTTCAAGCCACTGCCCTACGCAGCGCTAATCGCATTCACATTGATGGCTGTGATAATGATAATAGGCGCAATAGCCGGTGTGCTAATTGGTGTTGAGGGTAAGGGCAAAAGCCTGGAGGAGCTGTCGACGTATAGGTGA